TCGCATCGCAGAGACGCGGCCGGATCATGTCTGGATCCTGCCGTGGAATCTCGGCCGCGAGATCCGGGCGCAGCTCTCCTACATCGGCGACTGGGGTGGCCGCTTCCTCACCGCGATCCCGGATGTCAGGATGGCTGAGGCCGGTCAATGAAGGTCGTCATCTTCTGTGGTGGGCAGGGCGTGCGGCTGCGCGAGTACGGCCCCGTCCCCAAGCCGATGATCCCGATCGGTGCCCGACCCATCCTGTGGCACGTGATGCGCTACTACGCCCACTTCGGTCACACCGAGTTCATCCTCTGCCTCGGACACGGCGCCGGCGCCATCAAGGAGTACTTCCTTCACTACAAGGAAGCGCTGTCGAATGACTTCGTGCTGACCGACGGCGGTCGTTCGCTTGAGCTGGCCGGCAGGGACATCGAGGACTGGCGGATCACCTTCGTCGACACCGGCCTGCATGCCACGATCGGTGAACGGCTCCTCGCCGTCCGACGGTACGTGGCAGACGAAGAGGTGTTCCTCGCCACGTACGGCGATTGCCTCACGGATGCGCCGCTGGACGCCCTGATCCGTGACTTCATGGCCGGGGAGGCCGTCGCCGGCCTGCTCTCGGTGAAGCCGCCCGGTTTCTTCGACCTGGTGCATCAGGGTCCGGATGGATCGGTGACGGCGATCCGGAACGTCGGTGACGGCGGGATCCGGATGAACGGCGGCTTCTTTCTGCTCCGGCGGTCCATCTTCGATCACCTCAGGCCGGGGGAGGAGCTCGTGGTGGAGGGTTTCCAGCGCCTGATCGATGAACGTCGGTTGATCGCCTATCCGTGGGACGGATTCTGGGCCACCATGGACACGCTCAGCCAGCATCGCGAACTCGAAGAGCTGAACGAGGCCGGACGCCCACCGTGGGCCGTCTGGACCACCAGCGGAGAACGCTGATGACGATGCGCCGGCTCACGATCGATGGCGGGGAGGGCCTACCCGGATCGGCGGGTCTCCGCCTCCTTGCGATCGGGGCCCACGCGGACGATATCGAGATCGGCTGTGGCGCCACGATCATGCGCCTCGCCGATGAGGGTCGTCTGCGCTCCGTCCGCTGGGTCGTCCTGAGCGCATCCGGACCCCGGGCCGACGAGGCCCGGATAGCGGCCGAGGCCGTTCTCCACGGCGTCCCGGACCGCGAGGTCACGCTGGCCGAGATGCGCGACGGATACTTCCCCTACGAGGGCGCGGCGGTGAAGGATGTCTTCGAATCGCTCAAGGATGGTCCACCGCCGGACCTCGTCCTCACCCATCGTCGCGAAGATGCGCACCAGGATCATCGCCTGATCGCGGAATTGACCTGGAACACCTTCCGTGACCAGCTGATCCTTGAGTACGAGATCCCAAAGTACGACGGCGATCTCGGCACGCCGAACGCGTACGTCGAGATCCCGGAGGTGATCGCACGTCGGAAGGTCGAGCTGCTCATGCGGCACTTCCCGAGCCAACTCGAGCGGCATTGGTTCACCGAGGCGACATTCTGGGCTCTCCTGCGGCTTCGAGGGATCGAGTGTCGGTCGAGCACCGGCCTCGCCGAGGGCCACACGGCCAGGAAGATCGTGCTCTGAGCCCGAGTCGGCGTCGGCGATGGCGTCCTGAACAGCCACGTCTTGGAGGAAGCCAAGGCAACGAAGGAGGTCCGGACGAACACATCCGCCGCTGACCGCACAGATCTCTGGCTCCCGCTGTTGCGCAGGCTTACCACGACCTCGCCGCGTTGGCTCGTCTGGAAGAACGCCGAGTCGGCGTTCACCGGGACCGGCGATATCGACGCCGCCGCGGCGGCGTCCGACTGGCCGACCATCGAGGCAGAGTTCTGCCGCTGGGCAATGGGGCACGGGGTTGGTCCCGTCGTCACCTGTCGACACATCCCCGGCGGCCTGAATCTCATCGCCGTGGCACCGGGGCACGCGACCTTCCTCGAGATGGGGGTGAAGGCCCGTCGACTGTGGCGCGGTTCGACCCTCTTCGTCCTCGACGATCTGATGCCCATGGCGACGCTCGATCCTCGCGGCTTCAGGCGTCTCCGTCCCGGCGCAGAGGGTCTCTTCAAGCTGCTCCTCAACGGCATGCGGCGTGACGGACACCCGAACGAGCGGGCGCTCCACGAGAAGAACGTTCGGGAGCTCCTGGGCGTTGACCCGGAGGGGGTGCGATCGGCGGCGGGCCTCTTTGGTCCGGCCGCGGGTGCCGTCATCGCCCTGGCGCGCGCGTCGGCTCAAGGGACCTGGGATCGGCGAGCGGCGCTTGCCATCGAGGGCTGGGCCGTGTTGCGAGCCTTTCGCGAGCCCGACGTCCTGGCGGCGCGGGTCCGATTCCGGGTCCGGGGACGTCACGGGTGTCCGGTCGTCGAGGCCATCCTGGAGGGAGGACGGCACATCCCCGGCGATCTCGAGGCGTGGCTCCGGCGAGTTGCTGTGGACCACGTCGTCCACGGGAGCGGACCCGATGGATCTCTGCCAGATGGTTCGGATGGGCACACCGTTCGGTGATGCGGGTCATCGACGTCTCGCTTCCGCTCTCGAGCCGCCTGACGGTTTTTAGCGGCAACACGGCCCTCTCCGTGCACGATGTCCTTCGGCGCGACCGCGGGGACGCGACCAATGTGTCCGAGTTACGGATCGGCACGCACGCGGGAACGCATGTCGACGCGCCGTCCCACCTGCTCGACGACGCACCGGGCGCTGACCGACTGCCGCTGGACGAAACTGATCGGCGAGGCTCTCGTGGTCGACTGCACGGCCGTGCCGCGCGCGATCGGTGCGCGAGACCTCGAGGCGCTGGGCCTTCCGCCCGGGCTCCGACGGCTCCTGCTCCGCACCCGGAACTCGGCGTTCTGGCGCAACCCGGCGGCCGAGTATCCCTCGGACTACGTCGGGCTCGCCCACGATGGCGCGCTCTGGCTGATCCGCCACGGCGTCCGGCTGGTCGGGATCGATGGGCTGTCGATCGAGCCATATCGGACGCCCGGCCGCCCGACGCACGTCGCGCTCCTCGAGGCCGGGATGGTGATCGTCGAGGGCCTCGACCTTGATGGCGTACCACCGGGTCGCTACACCCTCGTCTGTCTCCCGCTGAAGCTGGTCGATGGCGACGGCAGCCCCGCCCGGGCCGTGCTGCTCGCGGCCGACCAAGGCGATCCCGCGCTTGAAGGTCCGGCCAACGAAGTCGTGGGACTCATCAGCGCCGATGTCTCTCGACTCAATCGCGCCTCGTGGGAGCCTCCTCGCGTGCACGCCGCCGTTCGTCGCGGCGGCGCCTTCCCCGCAGCTCCAACTCGCCACGCAGGAAGCGGAAGCGCTCAAGGAATGGCCCGGGGTCCCGCAGAGACTCCAGACCGTGGGCCGTCCGGCGCCGCGGACGGGCCGCCAACAAAGCTGTGGGTAGCGAGATGCGGCCCTCGCGAACACCTCGGATGAGGCTGCGCAGGTCGCCCTCCATCCAACGATAGAAGACACCCGGCCGACCACGGACCGCCTCAGGCGCGCGGTCCTCCAGCAAGGCGCAGTAGTCTGCAAGAAGGTCGACGCCGGACGCAGCGGCGAGCGCAAGCGTAGCGTGGATGCGCGGGTTGAGGTCGAGCAAGTAGGGGCCCGCGAGGTCAGCATGGAAGAGCCCGTCGTGTTCGGCAAGCAGCCGCCCGAAACGCTCCTCGAGTCGGTAGTCTGGCGTCACAGTTTCGGCAGCCGCCACTGTCCCCGCCGGGAAGGGCCAGATTCGCAGGTAACGAAAATGCACGGCAGCGACCAATCGCCCTCGCCAGGTGAGCCCGAGTAATCCATGCAGCGGGTCATTCAGGAAGGGCTGCACGATGAGTCGCCCGGGCAAGTCTGCTACGCGAGCGAGTTGCTCGGGGCGGTCCGCACGCTCAGCCAGGAATCGCTTGACAGCGGGCTTGACGATCACCGGGTAGGTCAGCTCTGACTCCGCCGCCCGAAGCGCTGCATAGGAATCGAAGACGCGGCTGGGCGGGATCATCAGACCCGCCAGGGTTGCCTGCTGCGCGGTGTAGAGCTTATCCATGAAACGCGACTCAGGGCGCTCGAGTGCGATCGCGGCGATGTCGCTTGCCGGCAGTACCGTGAGATAGTTGTGGCTGGCCAGTTCGGCGCGGACTGCCGCCGCGTAACCAGCTGGGTCCACGTCGGCCGAAGGAACAGCGACTCGACGCAGGCAGTAGCGCGACGCGGCCGCCAGGGAGGCCTTCCCGCTGACCGTCACGGCCGCTCGGTAACCGGCAGCGGCCAGACCCCGGACCGCCACCACCGCCGCCCGTGACTGATCCGGACCCGAGACCAGGACCCACTTCGGGTGTGGGTTAGACAAGCGGTCCTCCTGCGGATGCGTCGTCCGCGCTATCCCGTGGATGCATCTTATCGCGAGGCCCAGGCGAGACACCGCGGGCCGGAGCCCAGCCAACAGGACCTGACGACCCTCAGGACCCATCCCACGAGGCACCTGCACGAAGCATCACTCGTGGCCGGGCTCCGTCACCCGACCCGACGCGCGCTGCCGACCCGACGCGCGACCGGCCCCGGCGGGTCGGCACTTAGGCCACGGTGTCCAGGCGCTGGGAGAGGTGGTCGGCGAGACGCAGGGCGAGCTGGACGATCGTCAGGGTCGGAGATGTCGATCCGGACGTGGGAAAGACGGAACTGCCCGCCACGTAGAGATTGTCGATCCCATTGACCCGGCAATCCGGGTCCACGACCCCCCCTGTCGGGTCCGCGTGCATCCGGGTCGTGCCGAGGTGATGCCAGTTGCCGACGATCCGCGACGGCCAGGGGTCCGTCCCGTCAAGGTTTGCCGAGCGGATGCCCGGTTCGAGCTGCTCGAGCGAGTCGAGGAGCAGCTCGAGGCTCCGGCGATAGGTCTGACGCTCCGCCTCCCCCGTGTTCCAGTGCACCCGGACCTTCGGCGTGCCGAGGACATCGCGCTCGGCCACGACCTCGACCCGATTGTCTGGATCCGGCACCTGCTCGATGGTGCTGACGATCTCGAGGAAGCGCCGGAGCGCCGGGTGCTCCGTCGCGGCGCCCAGGGTGGCGAGCAGAGAACGGTCGGGTCGACGGAGGGCGGTCATCACGTCCCTCCGCCGCACGTGGATCCGGCCTCCGCCAGCGTCCTGGTAGTACGGGCTCTCGTTCCACGGAGGCCGGGTCGCGATCACGATCCGGCGGACGGCATCCCATTGCGGGCTCCGCTGGCCGGCATAGCCGAACTGGACGTTCGCGTGGTAGGTGAGCAGGCCCTCGCGGCGCTGGACCTCGGGCGCCACGCTCAATCGGAGGAACCGCAGGGTGCCCGCGGCACCGCCGCCGACGAGCCGGCCAAGTCGGGTGTCGCCGGATCGCACTCGATACCGGTCCTTCACCCGGGGATGGTCCATGAAGTGCCTGCCGACGTGGCCGGAGTCGTTTCCGAGCCCGCGCTCGTGCGTCCCGTTCGATACGAGCAGCAGGCGGGCGTTCTCGATGCCCCCCGCCGCCAGCACGTAGAACCTGGCGTCCACCTGGTACTCATGCCCGGTCAGGCAACGGACCCGGAGGGTCGCGATCCTGCCGGTGGACGTGTCCATGTCCAGTCCGACGGCCGTCGACCGGAGGCAGATGGTCACGTTCGCGGCCGACTCGAGCCGGGCGCGCTGCGTCCTGCCGAATCGGGTCGGTGGGCTGAAATAGACCGGCGTCACGACGGCGGGTCCGCCCTCGAGCCCGGACAGCCGGACGCGCGCCGCGCTCGCCGCATCGGCCTCGCGTCTGGCCTCCGGCGTGATCTCGCACAGCGTGAACGCGTCCTCGAGGTACGGCTCCAGCGTCGATTGCGGGAACGGCCATCCCCCGTCGGGGACCCCCGCCCGCTCCGTGAACGCGAGTTCGTCGAGTGGGGTGCAGATCCCGCCCCAGGACCAGCTCGATCCGCCGAGGGCACGGATGCGAGTCTCATGCAGGGGGTACGCGGGCAGGCCGACGACCTCGGCGCGGGCGAGCTCCTGCGTCGCCTCATCGAACTCGAGGCCGCCGCTCTCGATGAGGCAGACGGTGAGGCGGGGATCGGATGCGAGCCGCGTCGCGAGCGAGATACCGGCCGGTCCTCCGCCGACGATGCAGATGTCGCTGGCCAGAGAGGATCCGCCCGGGATCGCGCGACCGTCGATGATCACCCGCCCATCACCTCACCAGTCGAATCGAGGCCAGCGCCCGCTGAGCAGCGACATTAGCAGGGCCGAACGCCCGTCGCAGGAGAGTCCCGAACGCTGCTGACCGGGCGTCTGTCGCTCGGCGTTAAAGAGGTCGATCGTCCAGGTCTGCCGGCCGGTCCACGTCGCGGATCGTCCAGCCGTCCGGGTCGATCGTTCGCCACCGCTGACCGTCCACCACGGCGGTCGCAAGTCGCCCGAGGAGGCGGTGCACTCGCCGATCGTCCTCGGCGAACGCCGATCGCGCAGCGGCCCTCGCTGCGCCGAGGCGGAGCGCGCACGGCAGGAGGGCGGTTGGCTCATCCACGGTGGCGGCCGCAACCGCTGTCGGCGACCCGAGGCGCGCACAGGTCGCGTCCGGATCCGCCTCGAGCGCGTCGACGAGCAGTCGCAACACGTCCGGGAGCATCCACGGCATGTCGCCTCCCGCGACGACGACGATCGATTCAGCGGTGCCGCCGAGCGCCTCGAGCCCGGCGAGGATGCCGGCGACCGGCCCATCGAACGCCTGCGCATCCCGGACGACGAGAACGTTCGGAGGCAGGGCGTCGGGGATCGGCCCCTCAGGTGAGATGACGACGGCCACGAGGTCGACGACGCTCGCGACTGCCTCCGCGGCGTGGGTGAGGACGGTCCTTCCATCGGGCATCGATGCGGCCAGCTTGTCGCGACCGAATCGCCGCGATCGCCCGCCCGCGAGGACGATCCCCGCCACGGCACGCTGCGCCGCGCCGCGCCGGTCGCGCCGGTCGCGCCGCACCGTCGCATCCGGCGTCACCGCGGCGCTCTCGGCCCCGCGACATGTCCGGCCGGCGTGCGCCGCAGGACGCCGCGTCGATCGAGCTCCTCGAGGATCGCCATGACGTACTTTCGGCTTGTCCCCGTGGCGTCGCGGAAGCTCGCCGGCGTCACCGGCCCAGCCGTCGAAAGGCGGAGCGCCGTCGCCCCGAGCTCGGCGAACGTCGTGGCTGCGTAGGCGAGGTCGTCGTCGAGACGGACGATCCGGCCTGATCGTTCGAGCAGCCGCGCCGCCTCCGGCGTCGAACCCGACGCGCGCAACGCGTCGCCGAGGGCCGGAGGAGCCGGCACCGCGAGGATCCGCTCGAGTCGAGCCATCGACGCGACCATCTCCGGACTCGGGCCACGGTCGGCCGACGTGCCTGCGGCCAGGAGACGATCCCCGCTGCGGGTGAGCCGACCTTCCGCCACGAGCGAATCGACGACGGCGCTGGAGATCTCGAGGGCCGCCCGATGATCCACCGTCACCCGTCGACGGATCGCCCGGGCGAGACCGGCCCGAAGCTCGGAGCTCGAGACACCGGGATCGCCGCCGGGGTGGCTGCTCGCCTCGATCGCCGCGAGGAGGTCCGCCTGGATCGCCACGTCTAGGTCGGGAGCGAGCCGGTGGCCGGCGAGGACCCGCCCGGGGACCGTCCGCCCGGCGTGGGGATCGAGCTCGCCCGGGACCTCCAGCAGGACACCGTGAAGATCGAGTCTTGCCGCGACGTTGTTGGAGACGCCGGCCTCCGATGGGAGGAGCGCCACGAGTCGCTCGGCGGTGACCCTCCGCCGCGAGGCCCCGATGGGTGGCTGCGGATCGAGGATGACGCCTCCGGCCACGGCGCCGACCGGTGACGGACGGCGAAGGACGAAGGCGTCGCCGATCGCGGCCGCGATCGGCCGGTCCAGGCGGAGACGGACGACCCGTCGCCCATCGGGCAGGTCCGCGAGATCACGTCGCCCGCGGCCCACCCGCGCCTCGGTGGACGCGGTCCCGAGGTGGAGCCGCGTGACGGAGCCCGGATCGGGTGGCCAGTTCGGCCGCCGCGGTGCGCGATCGTCGAGTGCCGCCGGGCGGCGGAGGACGGCGAGGATCTCCTGCGTCGCGACGACCGCGCGGTCCATCGTGAGCACGTCACCGCGGACCGGCGGCGGATCCATGACGCCGGCGAGGTTCATGGCGACGCGCCCACCACCCGGGGCCGACGCCACCGTCGCCCCGTGGACCTGGATCTCCCGCGCCCGGACCGTGCGGCCGCCGGGCTCGAGGCGGAGGACGTCGCCACGGACGAGGGGACCACCGCGGAGCGATCCGGTGACCACCGTTCCGCGGCCCTTGACGCTGAACACGCGATCCACGGCGAGCCGCGGTGATCGTCCCGTTCCGGGCTTCACCGCGGCTCGGTCCCGGGCACGGTCGCGAAGCTCGCTCAGGCGGGCACGGAGCTCGTCGATCCCGTCTCCACGGAGCGAGGCGACCGGCACGATCGGCGAGCCGGCAAGCATGGTCCTCCCGAGGATCCGGCCGACGTCGGCGACGACCGCGGCGACCCGCTCCGCATCGACGACGTCGATCTTGGTGACCGCGACGACCCCGTTCGCGATGCCGAGCGCGTCGAGGAGCTCGAGGTGCTCGAGCGTCTGCGCCCGAGGTCCGTCATCCGCCGCGACCACGAGGAGGGCGGCATCGATCTCGCCGGCTCCGACGAGCATGTTGCCGATGAGGCGGTCGTGGCCGGGCACATCGACGAAGTCGAGCTCGTCGCCGTCGGGCAGCCGGAGGTGGGCGTACCCGACGTCGATCGTCATCCCCCGCCGACGCTCCTCGGGCAGCCGGTCGGCATCGATGCCCGTCAGGGCTCGGAGGAGGGACGTCTTGCCGTGGTCGATGTGGCCGGCCGTCCCGACGACGAGGGTCATCGCTCACCGCCGGGTGCCGCGGGCTCGGGCGCGGCGTCGGGTGGGGCGTCGTCGGCGGCGGCCGCGAGTGCCGTGTGCAGCGCCGCCGCGAGGCGGTCGTCGTCCGCCGGGTCGACCGTCCGGAGATCGAGGAGAACGGCACCGTCCGCGATCCGTCCGATGATCGCCGGATCACCCGATCGGAGGCGCCGCAGCAGCCGATCGGCCGACCCGCGTCGGATCGCGACTCCACATGAGGGCAGCGTCTCGCCGGGCAGGGATCCGCCGCCGACGGTGGCGCGGAGCTCGACGGCCTCGACCGAGGCGCTCGAATCGCGGGCGATCACCGCCGCGACCATCCTCGCGAGTGCGTCGGCTCGCGTCCGGAGGGTCGCTGCCGGCAGGGCGATCATCCGCCACACGGGGATCTCGGCGACCGCCCGGCCTGCCCGGTAGAGGCCGAGCGTCGCGGCGAGGGCGGCGAGCGTGACCTTGTCCGGCCGCATCGCCCGGGCGAGCGGGTCGCGTCGGAGCCGGCCGATGAGGTCCGCCCGGCCGACGATGAGGCCCGCCTGGGGGCCGCCGAGGAGCTTGTCGCCGCTGAACGTGACGATGTCCGCGCCGTCGGCGAGGGCGTCGGCGGGTGTCGGCTCGTGCGCCAGGCCGTAGGCCGCCGTGTCGAGCAGGGCACCCGACCCGAGATCGTCGATGACGATCGCGCCGTGCGCGTGGGCGAGCTCGGCAAGCGCGCGAGGGTCCGGCGATTCGGTGAACCCGGACTGCCGGAAGTTCGATGGATGGATCCGCAGCACGACCCGCACGGGGCGGATTCCGAAGGCATCCCCGAAATCCGCTGCCCGCGTCCGGTTCGTCGTCCCGACCTCGACGAGCCGCGCGCCCGCCCGGCGGACGATCTCCGGGATCCGAACCCCGCCGCCGATCTCCACGAGCTCGCCGCGCGAGACGGCGATGCCGCCGCCCCGGCCGGCGAGGCCGACCGCGAGCGCGACGGCCGCCGCGTTGTTGTTGACGACGAGCGCGTCCGCCGCGCCGGTGAGGGCGACCAGGTGCGCCTCGGCGGCTCCGGATCGCGTCCCGCGACGGCCGGTCTCCGGGTCCATCTCGAGGAGGAGGTAACCCCGCGCGGCCGCATCCGCCGCCTCGATGGCGGCAACCGGCCACGGCGCCCGACCGAGGTTCGTGTGGACGATCACCCCGGTCGCGTTGATGACGGCGCGTGGCGCCCGCTCGCGGACGAGGCCGTCCAGGCGCCGGATGACCTCGGCGGCAAGCTCGCCGACCGGGCGGATCGACGCACCCGCGGCGAGGCGTTCCCGCTCATCCGCGATGACCTCGCGGGCTACCCGCGCGAGCGCCTCGTGGGTCGGCGGCGCGTCCGTCAGTCCTTCCCGTGCGAGCGTGAGCACCCGCTCGACACTCGGCGGTCGGTTCGGGGACGGACGGCGGGTCGGGGACGGACGGCTGGTCGCGGGTCGGGTCATGCGGTCTTCTGCTGCAGGCGGTCTGGCGGGAGCGCATGGGAGTCGAACCCACCGCGTCACGTCGAGCGTGGCGCCACCGGTGTTGAAGACCGGGGGACCCACCGGGACCCCTCCGCTCCCGAGTCGATGGTAGCGCGACGGCCCGTGGCCGGTCGTCGGGGCGGCGCCGGGTCATCGGCCGTCCGTCCTATCATCGGCGGGTGACCGCGTCCACCCGGATCTCCGCCCCCGTCGCACCGGCGTCCATCCGCCTCACCGACTACACCGACTGCGGCGGCTGTGCCGCGAAGCTCGGCGCGGACCTGCTCGCGGACGCGCTGCGCGGCCTCGGAGCGGAGGCGGCGCCGAGCGAGCTCCTCGCCGGCCTCGCCGAGCCGGATGACGCCGCCGTGTATCGGGTGGCGGACGACCTCGCGATCGTCGGCACGCTCGACTTCTTCCCGCCGCTCGTCGACGATGCCCGGACGTACGGCGAGATCGCGGCGGCGAACGCCCTCTCGGACGTGTTCGCGATGGGTGGTCGGGTGCTCTTCGCCTTGTCGATCGCGGCCTTCCCCGAGGAGCTGCCACGCGACACGATGCGCGCGATCTTCGACGGTGCCTCGGCGAAGGTGCGGGAGGCGGGCGGCGTGCTCGCGGGCGGCCACACGATCCGCGACCGGGAGCCGAAGTACGGTCTGGCGGTCACGGGGGCGGTCCACCCGGACCGGCTCCTGCGCAAGGGTGGCGCGCGACCGGGCGACGTCCTGCTCCTCACGAAGCCCATCGGGACCGGCCTCCTCGTGAGCGGCCGGCGAGAGGGGCGACCCGAGGC
This genomic stretch from Chloroflexota bacterium harbors:
- a CDS encoding glucose-1-phosphate cytidylyltransferase gives rise to the protein MKVVIFCGGQGVRLREYGPVPKPMIPIGARPILWHVMRYYAHFGHTEFILCLGHGAGAIKEYFLHYKEALSNDFVLTDGGRSLELAGRDIEDWRITFVDTGLHATIGERLLAVRRYVADEEVFLATYGDCLTDAPLDALIRDFMAGEAVAGLLSVKPPGFFDLVHQGPDGSVTAIRNVGDGGIRMNGGFFLLRRSIFDHLRPGEELVVEGFQRLIDERRLIAYPWDGFWATMDTLSQHRELEELNEAGRPPWAVWTTSGER
- a CDS encoding PIG-L family deacetylase; protein product: MRRLTIDGGEGLPGSAGLRLLAIGAHADDIEIGCGATIMRLADEGRLRSVRWVVLSASGPRADEARIAAEAVLHGVPDREVTLAEMRDGYFPYEGAAVKDVFESLKDGPPPDLVLTHRREDAHQDHRLIAELTWNTFRDQLILEYEIPKYDGDLGTPNAYVEIPEVIARRKVELLMRHFPSQLERHWFTEATFWALLRLRGIECRSSTGLAEGHTARKIVL
- a CDS encoding cyclase family protein; the encoded protein is MRVIDVSLPLSSRLTVFSGNTALSVHDVLRRDRGDATNVSELRIGTHAGTHVDAPSHLLDDAPGADRLPLDETDRRGSRGRLHGRAARDRCARPRGAGPSARAPTAPAPHPELGVLAQPGGRVSLGLRRARPRWRALADPPRRPAGRDRWAVDRAISDARPPDARRAPRGRDGDRRGPRP
- a CDS encoding GMC family oxidoreductase, with the protein product MIIDGRAIPGGSSLASDICIVGGGPAGISLATRLASDPRLTVCLIESGGLEFDEATQELARAEVVGLPAYPLHETRIRALGGSSWSWGGICTPLDELAFTERAGVPDGGWPFPQSTLEPYLEDAFTLCEITPEARREADAASAARVRLSGLEGGPAVVTPVYFSPPTRFGRTQRARLESAANVTICLRSTAVGLDMDTSTGRIATLRVRCLTGHEYQVDARFYVLAAGGIENARLLLVSNGTHERGLGNDSGHVGRHFMDHPRVKDRYRVRSGDTRLGRLVGGGAAGTLRFLRLSVAPEVQRREGLLTYHANVQFGYAGQRSPQWDAVRRIVIATRPPWNESPYYQDAGGGRIHVRRRDVMTALRRPDRSLLATLGAATEHPALRRFLEIVSTIEQVPDPDNRVEVVAERDVLGTPKVRVHWNTGEAERQTYRRSLELLLDSLEQLEPGIRSANLDGTDPWPSRIVGNWHHLGTTRMHADPTGGVVDPDCRVNGIDNLYVAGSSVFPTSGSTSPTLTIVQLALRLADHLSQRLDTVA
- a CDS encoding molybdenum cofactor guanylyltransferase; the protein is MTPDATVRRDRRDRRGAAQRAVAGIVLAGGRSRRFGRDKLAASMPDGRTVLTHAAEAVASVVDLVAVVISPEGPIPDALPPNVLVVRDAQAFDGPVAGILAGLEALGGTAESIVVVAGGDMPWMLPDVLRLLVDALEADPDATCARLGSPTAVAAATVDEPTALLPCALRLGAARAAARSAFAEDDRRVHRLLGRLATAVVDGQRWRTIDPDGWTIRDVDRPADLDDRPL
- the selB gene encoding selenocysteine-specific translation elongation factor, with product MTLVVGTAGHIDHGKTSLLRALTGIDADRLPEERRRGMTIDVGYAHLRLPDGDELDFVDVPGHDRLIGNMLVGAGEIDAALLVVAADDGPRAQTLEHLELLDALGIANGVVAVTKIDVVDAERVAAVVADVGRILGRTMLAGSPIVPVASLRGDGIDELRARLSELRDRARDRAAVKPGTGRSPRLAVDRVFSVKGRGTVVTGSLRGGPLVRGDVLRLEPGGRTVRAREIQVHGATVASAPGGGRVAMNLAGVMDPPPVRGDVLTMDRAVVATQEILAVLRRPAALDDRAPRRPNWPPDPGSVTRLHLGTASTEARVGRGRRDLADLPDGRRVVRLRLDRPIAAAIGDAFVLRRPSPVGAVAGGVILDPQPPIGASRRRVTAERLVALLPSEAGVSNNVAARLDLHGVLLEVPGELDPHAGRTVPGRVLAGHRLAPDLDVAIQADLLAAIEASSHPGGDPGVSSSELRAGLARAIRRRVTVDHRAALEISSAVVDSLVAEGRLTRSGDRLLAAGTSADRGPSPEMVASMARLERILAVPAPPALGDALRASGSTPEAARLLERSGRIVRLDDDLAYAATTFAELGATALRLSTAGPVTPASFRDATGTSRKYVMAILEELDRRGVLRRTPAGHVAGPRAPR
- a CDS encoding L-seryl-tRNA(Sec) selenium transferase, whose translation is MTRPATSRPSPTRRPSPNRPPSVERVLTLAREGLTDAPPTHEALARVAREVIADERERLAAGASIRPVGELAAEVIRRLDGLVRERAPRAVINATGVIVHTNLGRAPWPVAAIEAADAAARGYLLLEMDPETGRRGTRSGAAEAHLVALTGAADALVVNNNAAAVALAVGLAGRGGGIAVSRGELVEIGGGVRIPEIVRRAGARLVEVGTTNRTRAADFGDAFGIRPVRVVLRIHPSNFRQSGFTESPDPRALAELAHAHGAIVIDDLGSGALLDTAAYGLAHEPTPADALADGADIVTFSGDKLLGGPQAGLIVGRADLIGRLRRDPLARAMRPDKVTLAALAATLGLYRAGRAVAEIPVWRMIALPAATLRTRADALARMVAAVIARDSSASVEAVELRATVGGGSLPGETLPSCGVAIRRGSADRLLRRLRSGDPAIIGRIADGAVLLDLRTVDPADDDRLAAALHTALAAAADDAPPDAAPEPAAPGGER
- the selD gene encoding selenide, water dikinase SelD; this encodes MRLTDYTDCGGCAAKLGADLLADALRGLGAEAAPSELLAGLAEPDDAAVYRVADDLAIVGTLDFFPPLVDDARTYGEIAAANALSDVFAMGGRVLFALSIAAFPEELPRDTMRAIFDGASAKVREAGGVLAGGHTIRDREPKYGLAVTGAVHPDRLLRKGGARPGDVLLLTKPIGTGLLVSGRREGRPEATDAAFAAAVESMRMLNRTASEVLVREEVRSATDVTGFGLLGHGLEMARAGGVRFVIEAAALPALDGAIDLAAAGIETGGAAHNRRFVHDALTVAASVARDLVVLAHDPQTSGGLLAAVSAERADAIEVALRAEGVRCWRIGRVEASTVP